The nucleotide sequence TGACTGTGGTCAAGATAGACTCGCCTTGTCTGAGGCGCCAGGACGATCTGGTATCCCCGTTCCAGGGCAGCCTGGGCAAACTCCGGCTCCCGCCAGTTCACCACGATAGTCTCCCGGGGCAGATCCAGGCGAGACGCCTCGTCCCAGACCAGGGGGCGTTTGCCTGCGGCCAGAACCCTCTCGGTCATCGATCGAACCAGCACCTGGTAGAGATCGTCCACCTCAATCCCCCGCCGGGATGCCTCGGCACGGCAACCAGGACAGTCGTGCCACGCCCTGGTCATCACCTCATCACCTCCAACATGCACATACGGTCCCTGGAAGAGGTCGCTCATCTCGCCAAAAACAGTCTCGATAAATCGTCCCGTTTCTGCTTTGGCAGGACAGAGGACAGACTCAAAAATGCCCCACCTCGTCTCTACCCCCGGAGCAACACCGGAACACCCCAGCTCGGGATAGGCCGTAATCGCCGCCGAGGCATGGCCGGGCAGATCAATCTCGGGAACCACCGTGATTCCCCGAAGTGAGGCTGCTGTGTCCAGTTCCCGAAGCTCCTGTCGGGAATAAAACCCTCCATACCGCTTCTCATCGCTGGTTCCATCATCACGCCAGGCCCCGAGCTCGAGAAGTTTGGGATACCCCTCCAGGGGCACACGCCAACCCTGATCGTCGGTGAGATGCAACTGAAACCGACTGAACCGGAGCAACCAGAGAAGGTCCAGAAAGCGATAGAGCGACTCCATGGGGAAGAAGTGGCGAGCCAGATCGAACATGAAACCACGCCAGGCGTGTGCAGGCCAGTCCTCGATCACCACCGGGGGAAGCCGGAACTCCGCCCCTTCCCGAAATCGATACCGGCAGTGCAGGAGCGCCTGAAAGAGAGTGGCAAGCCCCGCCGCGATTCCGGACCTGTCCTGTCCGGTAATTGTGATCCCCCTGGCGTCCACTTTCAGGAGATATCCCCCGGAGTGTGCGCTGGTACAGTCCGTCCCCGAAAGGACCACCACGTGGGCCCGGGACTGGTCCTGACACAGATCCCAGGGAATATCGGATTTGGTCCGCAGACGCTCTACCGATTCCATCGCCGCCAGAGCAGTAGCCCGGCCCGTCTCGTCGCTGCACCAGAGGCGCAACACCGGAGGAAGGAGAAACCCCTCGGACACACCCTGGCTCGCACTATCAACCCGCTGAGGCTCCGGGAGAAGATCATCCCATATCGGCCTGTTCATCACAGTTCCTCCGAGCCGCTGATCACTTCCCGAAGGTAGTAGTAACTATCCTTCGGGACTCTCCGCTGGTTGATGTAATCGGCATAGATAATACCAAACCGTTTGGTGTAGCCCAGGGCCCACTCGAAATTGTCGATCAGGCTCCAGACAAAGTAGCCCCGCAGATCGACCCCTTCCTCCAGAGCGTCCAGGGCCGCCGAGAAGTGGTCGCGCAAATACTGAACACGTCGGGGGTCCTTGCAACGAAGGCCATCATCACTGAGAGAATCATCCATGGCGCAGCCGTTTTCGGTGATATAGAGCGGGCACTCTCCCCGGGTTTCCCGGGCAACCCACGCAAGTTGCCGATATAATCCCCGAGGGGTAATGGGCCAACCCATCGCGGTGGTCTCGTGATAGCCAGGAGCAATACGGAATCCTTCGGGATGCTCGGGATCAAAAGCCATGACAGGTTCGAAATAGTAGTTCAATCCCAGAAAATCCAGCTTTCCGGCGATGAGATCCATATCGCCATCCTTCACCTCCGGGGGCGTCTCTCCGGGATACGCCTCAAAATGCCGTTCTGGATACCCCCGCCCAAAGAGGGGATCAAAGTACATCCGGGTCCTGAGGTCCATGGCCCGATCAGCAGCAAGAACATCCTGGGGATCCTGCGTGGCAGGCCGGGGAGTATCAATGTTCAGGGTTATACCGATGGGATTCTCCGAAAGATTGCTCTGCTCCCGGTACGCCTGGAGAGCCAGACCGTGCCCCAGAAGCAGATGGTGAGAAGCAGCCCAGGCTGCGGAGAGGTCTTTTCGGCCTGGCGCGTGAACGCCCTCATGATACCCCAGGACAGCGCTGCACCAGGGTTCGTTCAGGGTAATCCAGAGATCGACATGGCTGCCAAGTTCGGTAAAGCAGGCCTGCGCGTATTCGGCGAAGCGATACGCCGTATCGCGATGCGGCCACCCTCCGGCATCCTCCAGGGGTTGGGGAAGATCCCAATGATAGAGCGTTGCAGCAGCGGCGATCCCCCGCTGGTGCAAGGCATCGCACAGCCTTTTATAATAATCAAACCCTCGGGAGTTGAAATCTCCTCTGCCCAGCGGTTGGATTCGGGGCCAGGCCAGAGAGAACCGGTAGGATCCGACGCCCAGGTCCTTCATAAGCCCGGCATCTTCGTGGTAGCGATGGTATTGATCAACCGAGACATCTCCGGTGTGACCGTGAAGCACTGCGCCGGGAGTACGGGAGAAGGTATCCCAGATACTTTGCCCCCGGCCATCCTCCCGGGCCGCACCCTCAACCTGATAGCTTGCCGCAGCAACTCCCCAAAGAAAATCCGATGGAAAATGTCGTCTAGCCATTGTACCCTTCCTTCATCTTATTTATGAGAACCAGTCCGGTTGTGATCTACCGGCCTTGAGATGTCTCTGCTTTTACCTGGGCCGAATCGGGTCGACCGTGACAGGCCGATGCCAGATGCCGAACCCGGACCAGCCGGGTCGGGTCCTCAAGATTGTGCTCCCCCGAAGCCCTCCGAAATGACTCTTCCTCGGGAAAGGTTACCCTGAACGATCGAGTTTCCCCGGGAAGAAGAAGAAATCCGGCATCTCCGGCCCGCCAGGGTGTATCTCCAAAATCAGGAAAGACCCAGAAAGCTGGAGCGGCATCACATGAAAGCTCCCAGACGAAGCCGGACCCTTCCCCCGATGGCGGAGCCACCTGCGACCGCACCTCCAGTACCGGAGGGAGAAGCTCGCACCGTTTCGGTTCCGTCAGGAAGGTCCAGTCCCGCTCCACCCGTTGAGATCCTTCCCACTGGGCAACCAGGAAACCCTGGTGAGGAGCGAACCCCATATCCTTCACGTCGTATCGGGCAACCTCGGCAACAGAATCGGGGGGTACCTGGACTGTCCGCATCTCCTCCCGAAGGGTATGGCCCTGCCAGTCCAAAAACCGCATCAGCACTTTTCCTTCCAGAGGGATGGAATCATCGTTGGCACACCAGACCTCGGCCGCGTCCTGATGAACCTGGCAGATCAGGGTGGAGGGTGCAAAGAACCGCCGCGCCTCATGATGGAGCATCTTCCACCGTCCGTCGTATTCAATACTGGACCAGGAGACAACGGGCCACAGGTCATTCAGCTGCCAGAAGAGCGCCCCCATGGACTGGGGACGACGGCTTCGCCAGAAGGAGACGGCGTTTTTGATCGCCCAGGCCTGTTGCACCTGACTCAGATAGATAAAATCCTGAAAATCGAAGGGAACCCGAAAATAACGTGTCATCGTCTCGGAAACAACGGCATTTCCCCTGGGACTTCTCTGGTGATGTTCCAGATCGGGCGCTGTGGGGTTCCACTGATCGGGCGGGGCAAACCGGGCGATTCCCGATAGAGAAGGAAAAGACTGAAAGCCGAACTCCGAGCAGAACCGTGGCACCACCTTGTAGTAGGCGCTGAAGGGAGCCCCTTCGTGCCAGACGCTCCAATAGTGCATGTCTCCGCAGCTGTCATCGTGCCAGTTGTCAGAGAAGTTTCCCTCCCCGGCAGCGGGCGAACTGGGCCAGAAGATACGGCTCTCATCAAGACTGCGGACCACTTTGGCGATCACCCCCGTATTGAGCCGGTCATAATCGATCACATAGCGTTCCCGGTTTTCACGGGATTCAGGAAACCATCCCAGGGCGCCCACGTTCTCGTTATTTCCGCACCACAGGGCGATCGAGGGATGACTGGCGAGTCTCCTGACCTGGGCCGACACCTCCTGGCGCACCTCTTCAAGAAACCACTCTTCGGACGGATAGAGAGAACAGGAAAACATGAAATCCTGCCATACCAGGATTCCCAGTTCGTCGCAGAGATCATAAAAACAATCCTGCTCGTACTGTCCTCCACCCCAAAGACGAATCATGTTCATGTGAGCAGCCCGGGCATCCTCCAGGAGCTGGCGATATCGTTTGTAGCTCTGCCGGGCCGGAAGAGCATCCAGGGGAATCCAGTTTGCCCCTTTTGCCCAGATATCCCGGCCGTTCACGCGAAAGAAAAAACTTACCCCCCACTGATCCGGCTTGTTTACCACTTCTATGGTGCGAAAGGCCGTGGTCAGTTCCCGATAGCCCCCCTCGGTATCCAGCTGCAACCGGTACAATGGCTGGTCGCCGTATCCCGAGGGCCACCAAAGTCGGGGATCGTCCACAACCAGGTCTACCTCCAGACGAGTCCGGCGAGGATGAAGGCCAGAGGCCGAACTGGCGCACCTTCCCTCCTCTCTTTGAGAGGCCTTCCTGACCTGATCGGTCTCGGCCACTACCACTCCTTCCTGATCCAGAAGTCGAGCCTTTACGGCAGGAATCCGCCCGAACATCTCCTCTCCGGGAATATCCTGATAATCGCCCTCAATGAAAACCTTTAGTCGCCAGCGATCACCCGATTCCTTGAGAGGTATCCCCCAGGCAGCACAGAGCGACCACTCGGGTTCACGGGAAATCCCGATCGAGCCATAGACACCCGAGGTCATCAAACAAGGCCCCCAGTCCCAGCCGCTGTGACACTGGACTTTGCGAAGAAGATTCCGATGCGGCGATTGCACGGGATACGCCGTATGGGGGACTGTATAGGGAAGAATCTCTGCCCGGCGACGGGACTCCTCTTCAGGACTTTTCAGGACCAGCCGTATCCGGTTTACACCTTGCCGGAGAAGATCCCCGGCCTCGACCCGCAGGGGGACAAACATGTTCGATCCGCTCCAGAGAAGTTCCCCGTTCAGATACATCTCGGCGGCGGTGTCCACGGAGTCAGCGAAAAAAATCCATCTCTCCCCCGGCTCATACCGTTCCAGGGAGAATTCCCGCTCCAACACCCAGTCTTCTCTGCCTGGCCATTGCAGATCCAGCTCGTTTTGAGCCCAATAGGGGTCAGAAATTATCCCTTCGTCCAGAAGGGCGGTATAAACATCACCGGGAACATTCATGGAAAGCCGGTGCTCTCCTGAAAGATCGCGCAGTTGCCAAAGCCCGGAAAGATCGATCATATCTCTACTCCTTCACAAAGAGTGCTCAATTTCTCTCGCCACACAAATTTTCCTTGACATAACCCTGGTACCATGGAACACTGAAGTTGGTTTTAAAACCAACCAAATGGAGTGTAGCACAGGTGGCATCAGCAAGCAAGCGAAATCGAATCATGAACCGGGCTCACATCCTGCGGGCAATCTGGAGAACCCCCAGGATAAGCCGGATTCAGGCAGCAGCCCTTCTGGGGCTGGATAAATCCACCGTTTCTCTGGTGGTGAACGAGCTTCTGGATCAGGGCCTCCTTGTAGAGGTAGCCCAGGGAGAGGCCTCCCGCCAGGGGGGACGA is from Alkalispirochaeta americana and encodes:
- a CDS encoding GH1 family beta-glucosidase; translation: MARRHFPSDFLWGVAAASYQVEGAAREDGRGQSIWDTFSRTPGAVLHGHTGDVSVDQYHRYHEDAGLMKDLGVGSYRFSLAWPRIQPLGRGDFNSRGFDYYKRLCDALHQRGIAAAATLYHWDLPQPLEDAGGWPHRDTAYRFAEYAQACFTELGSHVDLWITLNEPWCSAVLGYHEGVHAPGRKDLSAAWAASHHLLLGHGLALQAYREQSNLSENPIGITLNIDTPRPATQDPQDVLAADRAMDLRTRMYFDPLFGRGYPERHFEAYPGETPPEVKDGDMDLIAGKLDFLGLNYYFEPVMAFDPEHPEGFRIAPGYHETTAMGWPITPRGLYRQLAWVARETRGECPLYITENGCAMDDSLSDDGLRCKDPRRVQYLRDHFSAALDALEEGVDLRGYFVWSLIDNFEWALGYTKRFGIIYADYINQRRVPKDSYYYLREVISGSEEL
- a CDS encoding beta-mannosidase, with the protein product MIDLSGLWQLRDLSGEHRLSMNVPGDVYTALLDEGIISDPYWAQNELDLQWPGREDWVLEREFSLERYEPGERWIFFADSVDTAAEMYLNGELLWSGSNMFVPLRVEAGDLLRQGVNRIRLVLKSPEEESRRRAEILPYTVPHTAYPVQSPHRNLLRKVQCHSGWDWGPCLMTSGVYGSIGISREPEWSLCAAWGIPLKESGDRWRLKVFIEGDYQDIPGEEMFGRIPAVKARLLDQEGVVVAETDQVRKASQREEGRCASSASGLHPRRTRLEVDLVVDDPRLWWPSGYGDQPLYRLQLDTEGGYRELTTAFRTIEVVNKPDQWGVSFFFRVNGRDIWAKGANWIPLDALPARQSYKRYRQLLEDARAAHMNMIRLWGGGQYEQDCFYDLCDELGILVWQDFMFSCSLYPSEEWFLEEVRQEVSAQVRRLASHPSIALWCGNNENVGALGWFPESRENRERYVIDYDRLNTGVIAKVVRSLDESRIFWPSSPAAGEGNFSDNWHDDSCGDMHYWSVWHEGAPFSAYYKVVPRFCSEFGFQSFPSLSGIARFAPPDQWNPTAPDLEHHQRSPRGNAVVSETMTRYFRVPFDFQDFIYLSQVQQAWAIKNAVSFWRSRRPQSMGALFWQLNDLWPVVSWSSIEYDGRWKMLHHEARRFFAPSTLICQVHQDAAEVWCANDDSIPLEGKVLMRFLDWQGHTLREEMRTVQVPPDSVAEVARYDVKDMGFAPHQGFLVAQWEGSQRVERDWTFLTEPKRCELLPPVLEVRSQVAPPSGEGSGFVWELSCDAAPAFWVFPDFGDTPWRAGDAGFLLLPGETRSFRVTFPEEESFRRASGEHNLEDPTRLVRVRHLASACHGRPDSAQVKAETSQGR
- a CDS encoding beta-N-acetylhexosaminidase — protein: MNRPIWDDLLPEPQRVDSASQGVSEGFLLPPVLRLWCSDETGRATALAAMESVERLRTKSDIPWDLCQDQSRAHVVVLSGTDCTSAHSGGYLLKVDARGITITGQDRSGIAAGLATLFQALLHCRYRFREGAEFRLPPVVIEDWPAHAWRGFMFDLARHFFPMESLYRFLDLLWLLRFSRFQLHLTDDQGWRVPLEGYPKLLELGAWRDDGTSDEKRYGGFYSRQELRELDTAASLRGITVVPEIDLPGHASAAITAYPELGCSGVAPGVETRWGIFESVLCPAKAETGRFIETVFGEMSDLFQGPYVHVGGDEVMTRAWHDCPGCRAEASRRGIEVDDLYQVLVRSMTERVLAAGKRPLVWDEASRLDLPRETIVVNWREPEFAQAALERGYQIVLAPQTRRVYLDHSHLDSPLEAGRLGTATVQESASFEPFSYLGVANSCSSQKILGGQAQLWTEGIPSHRQAEYMAVVRLAATSQGLWRGVPGTTRWDEDFQKRLEAVRQLLFSCGVNVYPGPFSG